The genomic stretch TCCCCTTTGGCAGGGAACAGGCAAGCTCACACACGCAGGCAGACACACAGCCACACGCTTTCTCTTTCTCGAGCGATCTCTTGCACGCAGATACTAGTTTATTAAGTCGGTTAGAGAATGAGGAATAACTGATCATCAGTTTTTTGTTGTATGTCCATGCTAAGCTGGGAATCTGTTCTCAGCAAGGTGCCAGGGAGAAGGCATGAATGTGGGCAACGCTCACTAGTTTTTGGTTGCATACTAAGTATGGTCTCTGTCTGATTTAACCCTGACCATAGGCTAACAGCACCCATTGCAGCACCATTTGCAGCTGCACCAGTGGCTGCTTCCACTCATAGCGGTTGCAGCTCTAACACTTTTTGGGTGGGGGAACCCCTCTGCGGGTGTCTGTGCCAGGTACGGTGCTGGTGTGTACACCAGCCATGCGTAGTGTGAGGGGGACGGGAGACTCTGAGGTCTTACCGGGGTTAGACAGCTCTGGTGGGGACAGAGCCACATTCACGGAGGGAAGCCCGGCCCCTGGATCACGACTGCTTGATCTGACCCAACAGTGCTGgggcagagaagagcagagccTTTCCCGAAGCAGCCGGCAGTCACATCCTTTAAGGTGTGTGGGGACACTGTGCCCTTGGTGTTAGGAATAAAGTTGTAGGTGGTGATTAGTCAGTACAGCCAAACCAAGGAACCAAAGGTGGCTAGATGAAAGGACACCTGTAATGGTTAAAACAGGCTGAAATAATCTAATAAGCCCAAACTTTTCCCAGTGGGTTCCCCAAAAGATGAATACACTTAAACATATGTATGCTTCTACATGGTTATGAATGGGTCGAACCCGCAGCTAAACTTCAGACTCAGGAAACACAGTGAAACTAAGTTCTTGTTCCAGCTCCAGGTACGTGACTGTGGTCAGTTAGCTCATTGTACCAGGCTtcagcagggagaggaaaatgtttttgcagttAAAGCAGTGCTCTGCACCTACAGAGCTCTTGTTCCTACGTTTGCTGTGCTGCACGATCTCCTGGGGCCTCCAGCCGGAGCTGGAGCCCTGCGCAAAACCAGCGGGCAGCTGCCCGGGGAGTTGCGGCACCTCTGCCTGCACAGCATGTTTGCCCATGCGGTAGGACAGGGAGTGACTTGGCTCTTGGCATAAGATAGGAATAGCACCAAACAGGACTGTTTTGAGGATAAAGGAACTAAAATTGACGTTTTCTGCAGTTTGCACTGGGTTGCTCACCTGCAAAGAAGTGCTTCAGAATACAGATTGGCTCAGTCTTGCTCCAGCTGCAGAGTCACAGCTGATGGCTGTTGCCTGCTCCACTGAAAGCAAACTCTTCCACTTCTCCACACAGACATTTTTCAGGTAAAAAAGCAATAATTGCTGCCATTAGTCCTACTCCAGGCAAAATTATGGCATGCTATTtgggaggggggtgtgtgtgtatttaaatgtatttaaaataaaatggttaTAGTGTACAACCCTACCTACATTGCCAATGGTAGAGTAATATCATTATATTGGTAAAAAAAGCCTTATCATGTTATAGGAAGTAAATCCATATGAGCTGGGTGAGCTGGTTCACCAGCACATAAAACTGCACAGAATCCTCCATGCTGCCAAAAAAAGTGcgtttgttttggttttttaaccaAGAAGGAGCCTACATGGCAGCCCTGCAACACCCACACCGCTGAGGGTACCGAACAGGCTCAgaggcagccccagggagacCCGTCCTGTACAGCCGCGGTGGCACACGCGCAGATTTAGGCTGCAGCCTCCCTCAGCTGAAGCTCGGCAGGCTGCATCCCGGAGATGCTGCTGTACAAAAGCAGCCTCCAGCTGATTCATGGCTCCAGCAGCATTTAATCTTGTGCAGCCTTTGCACTGGGGTGAGTATTGAGCCTTTTGGCtaagaacagaatttttaaaagcagagaaagagaggaactACTCAATATGAGTTAGTGGGAGCAGTAAACCCATGCTTTTCCACAAAGGAGCAGAAATTAACATTCAAGACAGGGAAGTAAGCACAGtaggatttatttttacagccCATCATGCTTGTAAACTGCATGGCGGTACATGGAAGTGAAGGGATCCATAGCACTGGCATATGGAGCACAGGCAAAGACGGCTTCTGGGAGCAGTTCGACAATTAGTTGgctcaaaattatttctgctcaaaatatttatgaCAGCAGGAAGTCAGAGCTGCCACAAAGATGACAAATTCTTTGAAGTCCACTTGGGAATCGCCATTTTCATCCAGGTTCCTGAAGACTTTATCAATAGCATCCTTGTCCTTCCCcgactgcaaaagaaaaagagcaggtTGCGGTGAGAGGCGGCACAAACCCTAGCGCAGCAGCATCCCTACCCACAGCCCGAACAAGGACCCTGGTGGGCTGCGGGCCCTCGCCGAGGCGTGTGGGAGGGCACCTGCGGAGCGTGAGGCTGACGCCGACGCATTGTACCTTTCCGCGGGGAACTGCGATTGAGTTGCCTGGGAGATGGGGGTGGGATGGAGGTATAATGGCTCCTGCTCGCTGCCCTGCCGTAGGCCTGCCCAGAATGTCAGGTTATCGTGTTTTCTGCTAGTGggacctttttatttttcttctctttgcttgttttgtgcGTTATACCTCTGGGCATAAAGCTGTGAGTTCCTTCGCACCGTGTTTGGCGGAGAAAACTGCTCGGCGCCCCGCACGGGACATGGGACTGCGTGGGACTGCGGCATCTCCTCCTGCCCGTCTCGGTGGGAGCCGCACATCTCCTCCTCCGGCTGCCTGAAAAGCACGTCCTTCCCACGGGAGGTCATGCTGCCGCTGGCCTCAGGCTCAGGTTGGGGCTCTGGGTGACAGAAGGACCAAGCACAAGTCCCAGCATCCTCATGGCACGGGCGCAGACCCGCATCTTCCCACCCTCTGCACAGCGGCAGTCAGCACGTcgccccccacctccccaccccccgAAAGCATGTGCTCCTGGGTTTATCGCACCTGGGAGTTGCGGTCATGCCCTGGCACGGAGAGGCATATTTTCTACGTGTAAAACAACATTTATCATGGTTAAAGCTGTGTAATGCAAAGCCCTGAGGCCATCACCCAGCTGAATTAAATGCCACGCGTTCCCTGTCCGCTCCCTTGGAAGGGCTCGGCCGGAGCTCGGGCAGTTTGCGGTTTTGCGAAATGATGTTTTCCTGGGGGAAATGTCAAATTTAAGCTTCATTAATCACCACCGCCCCAGCAAAGATGCAAACAGCCTCAGAAGTGCTTCGAGTGCTCCCTCTGGCCCTGGTGCCCGCAGAAGGTGCTCACGGGAGCTGGCGTCCGGGAAGGCACCTCCTGAAGGAAGCGTGAGGCTGAGCTGGAGTCACGGCAGcgaaaaatgtcagaaaaatctttttctttctaagttGTCATAATTCTGATGGCCTGACTGAACCGGTACACCTTGAGGCTGATGTTAAGCAAGGCACAATCCAAGTAAAAAgagttggttgggttttgtttttaatttttccaaaatatattaaaagaagGGGTTTTCTTCTAAAGTAGGTTACAGGAGGGCTTTTTGGCTTGAGTCCTGGCACTGATTATCTCCAGGGATTTTAGAAAAcgcagttttaaaaatgaacagggGATGGCAGTAGAGACCTGTCTTCTATAGGCAACAACTGTGTGGACTTTGTTGAAgttgaacaaaaaataaatctgatatTATACtagaaagaaattatataaaCTTCTGGAAAATTTCCACGAATTTGTGATAATTACTACCTTAATTGAAATCTGAAGGCATTTCTTGATCATGCTCTAATTAACTAAATTTCTCACTCTGTAATTTCATGTTTCAGTTTAAATATATGCACCTTTAAAATCACTAAAAATTGAACCATTTCCCTAGATTTGACTGATGAACGTGTCTGGAAGGTTTTATTCCTCTTCACTTTGCAAATTACAACCAGTTTTAGTTTCATGaccaaacattttaaattatttagtgAAATATATGAACTAGTTTTAACCCCTGAATTACTTCTGAAATGCAGATGGGGGGATTATTTTTTGGCAACTCTTTATAACTGATTGTAATCCTCCAGTCCTGTGGTATGGATTTATTTCTGCCCCTGATTGATTCAAGACCTTTCCAGCTAGTTGTGAGCTGTGTCAGCTATAACCAGTTTTAAGACCAGAAATATACatgagtatttaaaagactCTTGTTTCCCAGAACATTCTTGCGAATAAAAAATATGGATATAAATGTCAGGAAAATGCaggtaaaactttttttctgaagtcagatgtgttctcagtttctttcttgCAGTTATTGGTCTGCAAGACAGGACATTGTTGGTTTACATTTATTCTAAGTATTGacataaaatgttatttttgtgctatttttttttttcctagaacaGGTAAAATGGGAAGGGGAGATGGAGACTAGAACGTAAGTGGACATTCAGCTAAGTATCTTCCTGGAAATCTCCAGTTTCTGCAGCAGTTTCAGGAAAAGCGTAGAGCCAGTAAGGgcagctgtggggagctggaaaAGGTGGTGCCTGGCCAGTAACCGTACTCAGGAACGACCTTTGAGCATCCTCCCATTTGGTAGTTGTCTAGCACAGCGGCTCCCCAACTTTATTTAGACCAAATGTCAAGCTTCTGGGGGCTTTCCATGCCCCCTTAGAAttgtgggtttgttgttttgcttttctttacgTGGAAGTGCTGTAGGTGACGTACAGCTCCCTGAGCAGGAACAGGATGCTGCCTCTGACACTGTTGGGTCACAACCACTGATCTGTCTGACAGAGCTTTTTCAGAGACATTTTCATCTATCCCCCCCAGAGCCATCCAGGTTCTTATTCTCAGTATTGCATCTGTGTTTCATTTGTGAGTCACAAATCCAGCAGGCATGGGTTTCATACGATGATTTCATACAGTTtgcatggaaagaaaagtaaattgtATCAAGTACCCTGGCTGCAGCGCCCTGAAATAGTTGTTAAAAAATTGAATTATGCTGGATACAAGAAGTGGTAGCCACATTTGGAACATTTGGTTCTAAGCTTTTGCAATTAAGAATAATAACTGTGCAGATAGATAGATCAACATTACTCCTGTGTGGAAAGAACAAGACATATAAGAGTGTTTCTTGGATTTTTAGTGAAGggaagcaaataaaaaacaattgaaaatgaaaagctttttgtCTCCCAGGCAGCTAAAGCTTTTACTATAATATATTAAGCATTTTGAATACCTACTAAGagaaaatttatatatatataaaacctgTGTAAATGCACCTGATGATTACATACGAATCTATGttgtgaaatactttttcaggtttttcttttactattaaggacaaatgcaaaacagtttGCTCTGAGTTCATCTGTTGTTCTTGTTTATGCATCGTTTTGCTGTGCATACTGAGTCTGTAGTATGAATACCCAGAGAAAGTAAGTGTATAAATATTTAGAGAGATTCTCCATCTGCAATCAAGATCTTCAACTGCCGACAAAATAACTACCTTCACAGCAGCTGTGACACGATATGAGCTGGTAAATTCAGGGATAAACAGAAGTAGCAGGTGAAGTCTGAAGATGAAACCCAATCTATTTCAAAGCCATTGTCCTGATAACGCGAGTGATGATTTAGTAAACAGGGAATGGCCCTGAATATTAGAATCAGTTTTACACGGTATGTGCaaagacttttttatttaaagtttttctaCAAACCACTGCATATTTCTGGATGTAGTCTCCCCTATAATGTACGAAAGCCTGTGTCTGCAGGCAGCCCTTGCACCCGCCACACAGAAATGATGCTGCGCTGTTCTCTTACCGAGAGGAAGTTTGGGAGCTCTGTTGCCAGGAGGGTCTTTAGTTCTGCTTTGGTGAGGGTTTGCCTGTTGCCATCAGTCTTTGCATATTTGTCAAAGACAGCAATGGTCATTCCCATCGCAGTTTCCAGCTGAGACATGTTGCTGCTGGAGTCCGGCTTTCTTCTGAACCAGAACAGCCTCAGGGCTCTCTCGGAGGATGGAGACGGGTCTTATTCTGGGGTTCTTTATGCAACTGTCCCATCCAATCAGTGGTGGCACACCAGAGGGACAGTTATCCCTTAGCAAACATCCGTATCTGAGCACTGCTTGGAGTACACGCCTCTGTGCTGACAGCTATTCAAAACTCAAGCTTTATCACCCTGGTGTGGCCGGTACAACCAGTTGCTCACCAGTAGAAACCAGCCTCTCCTTCAAGATACACAGTGTGACTAACAAACGAAAATCAGATTTTGATACTGGCTGTTTGCTCAAGAATCAGATTTGTTCCTTCAGATATCCCCATCTGAGCAGAGGGTTGATAGCCAACTTCGGCAGAGTAGATGCTAGCCTGctcaggaggaagaggagcatcTCACTTCTTCACTACCGTAGTCAGGGGCTCTGCGAggtgctgcctgtgctgagcCAAGAGCAGACACAGACGGCCCTCTCTGCCATGCAGAGGACCTTGTTGCAGAGCAGATGGCTCACTAGCACACACTAGGAGTGGGATTCACGGGATCAAAAGTAGAGGTCTGCCATGCAGACAGCTAACAGTCTCCCTGGGCTTGCACTCAGTCCACAGTGGATGTCTGAAACAGGTCTGATGAAACAGCATCTCTCCCGGAGCAGCAAAGGGAGCCTTGCAGAGCCGCTCCACAAAGAACTTGCTCAGATGAGGATATCTGAAGGAATAAATCTGATACCTGAGCAAACCGCCAGTATCAAAATCCATCTTGAGCTGCAGTGAAATAACTTGTTATTGAGCCTATGCAGTGTCAAACCTTGCAATAAAATGGACTGTAGTGAAAACAAAAGGTCACTTTGAAGTCCGGTGTTCCTCTGTGGCTTCTGATGAACTTTGTGATTCGCTTGAAAACCACGGTCCCCCACCATTAAAAGGCCAAACGCACTGGACCCACACCTACACACAGCAGCGCTGTTGGTCTGCGCTGGGAGCTCAGCGGTACATGTTAGGCTTAGGTGGTGGAAGCTGATCTGCTACAGCTACACTGAATTTTGAACAAGTTGGAATGTCGGACCAAGCAGCAGCATAACTCGGCCTCCCTTGAGCTCCAGGTGGCTTCTCTAGACTTGGAGGAGCTCATTTAAGGTGAGTTACATCTACAGTAGAGTCTGCAGGATGGACACACTCTGAGCAAATGATTTGGGGGAACCTATGGAAACTAGGGCATCATGCATGAATAATGCTGATGGATCCCAGGGTGCAGTGTTCTCTGCAGAAGACCCTGACTATGGATTCCCAAAATTAAATCTGAGTTTGGATGACTTTGGACATACCTCTGCATGCTTGAAGGTAAGTTTCCACTTGTGTTATGCTATAGAGAAGttagcaaaaaatgttttttaattgagaaaaaaaatttaaaattacactCCTTTCTCCTATTCATTTATAACCACTTGTTCACCAGGCAAAATCCATCCTGTGACATCTATAATGTCTCAGAGCAAGACTACACATCACAAATACATGGAAATCTATTacctttctgaaacaaaaaccCCATGATTTTCTGTCTTACCTTCTCCAGCAAGGGATTTTGCGTTTCCCAGAAAATCACAGCAACATCTCAGGCTGTATGCTTTATTCAAACAGTTCATGTCATGAGAACTGTTTGTTCCTATGACTTCAACCTCATGACATAGTTGCAACTGATTTGCATTAAGTGGGTAAAAGCTTTAAGTAAATTTTGAAGTTTGTACATTAAagtgtgtcgtggtttaaccccagccagcagctaagcaccacacagccgctgGCTcactctccccctgccccagcaggatgggggagacaattggaagagtaaaagtgagaaagctcgtgggttgagataagaacagtttaagaaattaaatgaaataaaataataaaaattgtaattaaaaggaaaataacaacaacaacaaaataaaacccaagaaagacaagtgatgcaaatgaaaacaattgctcaccaccctccgaccgatgcccagcctgtccccaagcagcagtcccccggacagctttccccctaggttatatactgagcatgacatcatatggtatggaacatccctttgggcagttggggtcagctgtcccggctgtgtcccctcccagcttcttgtgcacccccaacctactcgctggtggggtggggtgaggagcagaaaaggccttgactctgtgtgagcactgctcagcagtaactaaaacatccctgtgtatcaacactgtttccagcacaaatcccaaactcagccccatactagttgctatgaagaaaattccctctatcccagccaaaacccgCACAAAGTGCATGTTGAAACCTGTGGGGTTGAAACCTGTGGGGTTCCTTCAGAAGGAACAAGAAGAGAGCAAACAACTGGCCCTTGTTAGCTATGAACATCATCTGGTGTTTGCATACGCACACAACAGCAGTCACTGGTGTGTCAAGTGCCAGGaacttttctttgtgtttttctgaCATGTATCTGTAATATGAATATTAAACATGggcattaaagaaaaatcagttcctACCTCTAAAGGAAAacctaataaaataaaacatctatTATTTCACGCATTCTCATGACTTTGAATCATGAATATCGGTGTTAGTTacacagatgaagaaaaaaaatgccctgaAAAGGCAGAGGGGGACATCATCAGCTCCAGTCAACAGGGTATGTCAGTATGTCCACACCTTTGCCACCTAACCTGGCAGAAAAGGCGTCCTCAATCTTGACCCATTTTTCTCTGCGAACAAAGGTGAGACACAATTTTTGAGAAGACGGCACCAAAAGCgctaaaacacaaaataaaccaCAGGGCTTGAATTTCTACAAACTGAAAGGTCGCCATGGTAGCACTGcctggttggctttttttttcctagtgtgTCATATTTGTATCAATGGATGTGCACACACATCCGTACTGCTCAGACTTTTCAGTTCACACTTTTTGTGttgtttaaatgctttcttacaatttgtttttcattaaaaacagcagTTCTGTGCACAAGGAACAGACTATTACAACTGtttgcaaaaccaaagcagagtACAAAGAGGAGGCACACAGAGGAGAACAAGCAGTGTTTTGATGCCAACCCATCTGTCCAGCTCTCCAGTGAGATAAGCCATTTTCTGTGGGCttgtttaaattttatattattattttaatgtaaacaaTATCCATTATTTGCTTCtttcaggtttctttctttgaagaatGGTATAGGCAACAGCTTAGATGATGAGTGTTTACTGAGGGTTTATACAGAATCAGGTCTTGCCATTCCTAACTTGGGccaaaaattttaattatttgtgtgATACAAATGTGGACTGTCACACGCATAATTTTCAAAAACCATGCAGATACACTCAAATTTTGTGGCATTTGGCCAGATGTTTAGGCTTACATGAGATTTGTGTGACCTTGTGCTGATTTTCGTTTAGAGAATAAATTTTATCCTATGCTTTTTGCAGCAGCATCTATTTtggaaaaatctgaataaatacatttatcaGCTCTACTCTGAAGAGCCATTTGTGTCACAGCCAGCTGAATAGCTGAAATGGGAGAGCTGAAATGTTAAACTTCTATTAAGAGCTTATCATCCCTTGAAGCTTATTCCAAAAGGAAGTTACATGAGAAGGACTTTTTGACAATTTCCACAAATCTGTTATGTATCTGAATGGAAGAagcacaggaggaagaagacaCAACCCGAAATGATGAATTCGCTGTTTTCTTAAGTTGTATCTTGGCAGCAGTATGAAAAGcacttgatttttctcttagcA from Gavia stellata isolate bGavSte3 chromosome 5, bGavSte3.hap2, whole genome shotgun sequence encodes the following:
- the S100P gene encoding protein S100-P, translating into MSQLETAMGMTIAVFDKYAKTDGNRQTLTKAELKTLLATELPNFLSSGKDKDAIDKVFRNLDENGDSQVDFKEFVIFVAALTSCCHKYFEQK